The Tribolium castaneum strain GA2 chromosome 3, icTriCast1.1, whole genome shotgun sequence sequence GAAATTTGTTACGTAACAacatttatgatttttttctaaagcaaGGAGGGTCAAAGAATAACTCTAATAATAAACTTGACCgaagcaaattattattaatcaaataaaacaacactGGACTCATTTCCTCATTCTTTATCAATCTGCGACTCTACTAATTCCGAATTGATCTCTAAAGCGATCTCTCTTATTCGAATGACAGAcaggtgttatttttttctctcggATTTCCTTCCGAATTTCCTTCACTTTCACGGTCCCGGAATCCTCCGGGTGATTTGCAATGACTGACAAGGCAATTATCTCAAAAGAACTCGGACCGGTCACAAGAAAACCCAAGTAAAACGCTTTCTTCTGTATATATCGCACATACGAGACAAGTGATCCAATTAATTAAGCCGAAGGGAAAGTCGGTTCTAGAATAATATAGAAATCATAATGATACAATTTAATCGAGTCGCGGTTGTCTCTTGTGATTTTTCTCTTGCTACTTTATTTGTTCGCCGCTACTTACCCACTGGTTGTCGATCGAATTTCCCTGTGGCGGTTCTTCTTTGGTCGGCCTAAGGCCGGCTTTAGGTTTCGCAGGCGATAGTCTACTTCCCGGCCTAGCACTGAATGGAAAATAAGGGCTATCTGCTGCGAACGGTTCTCCTGTGGCTTGTGTCGGACTGGCTCCGGGACCCGTATAAACCGGACCCGCCGGACTTATGGCGTAGGCCTATTATCATtcaaaagaaataattcaacTTCCAACACACAGGAAAAATTAACGTCAACGTGTACACATCTAAGTGCACTTCCGGCCGTTCGTTCGCTTCACCTGACTCGATAAAAGGGTTGGTGATTTCTCGCctattattttcagttttatggTCACGTTTGAAAATTCGATTAATGGATCTCGCCGAtcgtaaattatttattattagggCTGTGGGGAAAAAACTTCAACAACGCAATACCTCCTCCCTTCACCGTTaattaagagaaaaataaCGTGATAAAGACGAATTGAATCTTGCCGACACGATAAAACTGcatattattatgattattctCATGACTTGATTACAAGTTACGCAGAAAcgcgataattttttgataaaaatagtttttctaGAAGTTGCGCTCTTTCAAATCTATTGttacaatttcaaattaattttatgttaattGATGAACAAATGCGGCTTAAATATGTCACTCAAGTGCCAATGTCTGTCACAACTGCCAATCAAATACTCGACTTTTGCTGGTCACGTCAGACTGagaaacattttcttttaatttaattaataaacaacaCAAACCATGCTATctttaaaaatcacaaaccCTTTACGTTAAGGAAAAATACAACGAATATATCAACTTGGTTCGTCCGTGATTTGCccaatcaattaaaaaataaaacagcaaACATATTTGCATAAAACTCACCATTCCGTTGTCAATTCCACCATATGGCGACTGAAAACCGGGTTTCTCTGaaacagaaaaatacaaaacttgAGAAAATCAAATCGATTTAATGATACGTCAAAATCTCTTCAATACATCTCCCGGAACAAAGTGACAAACGAAACTGACGACTCTACACTGACCTATTTCACGCGATTCGATTTTGACCATAAAGTAGAAATGTCTCGAATAAATCACAGCGGACCTTTATTACAACGTTACGATACAGTCGGACTTTTGCTATGTggaagtaataataattatttcgaTGAAAAAACGATCCGATTCAAACCGCAAAATTTTAGTTGCAAACTTTTTACGTCCTATTTGCTGGttattttcgcaaaattcTGCTTTTTTATTCTGATGGAGATAATGCTTCTTAGGTTACAGTTTTGTTTCAGCCCCCACAAAATTACTCCACCCTATAATTCACGTAAttctctttattattttctccCCCTCTTATTCGAAATAACCTGTAGAGCACTATACAGTCAAATTGTTTCCTGTCCTGTTCGCCCCTTATTTATTACCATATCTCCATATTGCATTTGTTTTACTTCATCTTGTTGTTGGAAGCACAATCTTCCGATTTACACATGTTTTGATTAGAGCTTTTTCACAACAGttctaattttattgtatGTAAATTTACAACAACTCATCTCATGTCAAGATTCGTATCAATAAATGACTTCTTTGCTAGAACGCTACCATAAAAAATCTGCATTCGCAGCATCCAGGCCATTGACTACCTACTCACAACGTGGCgtgatttattcaaaattctttgttttaattatgtggtaattgtaattttccatatattttttacaaagaacAACCTTGAACTTCATTCGCTCCAGTTTCATCCTTGATGACATCACAACTAACGGAAAAAACAGATGGCCGACTGTGAAATCCAAAAAACTGAATCAAAGCAAACCCCGCCATATGGAAAGCACGATTTTTATTGCAGCGCATTCGGAAGGTGTGCGTTTTCGGGTTCAACGTATCGCTTTTGTTATTCTAGTTTTCGAAGTTTTTTGAACAAGTTGTTGTTAAATGGACGTAATATGCATCACGATGAAGAAGAAAAACGAGTTGAAATATGCTCTCatcaatcaaaataaaatcgcATCGCGTCCTGTCAATTTATGCCGATGTAATGATGTCAAAATAAAAGAGATCTAGTCGCAACACCGGTATTTTATCGGGGTACATGTACCTATATAATGTTGGGCGGATTCTGGTGCTCACGGGAACGTGAAATATTTCTCATTACAACGTGAATGTCATAATAAGATAATATTCATTAGTGGAGATCAGAGCCAGAAGATAGGAAGTTGACCGTGGTTTTGTTCGAGACAGGTCCAACGGAGCAGAAATGTGTTGATTTCGATTATATTTGACATGTGGAACGAGGCCCCAAAACAGATTCATTGCTGAGAGATCTCGTAAagaacattaaatttaaattgacttTCAAAAACGGTACCAAAaagatagtaaaaaaaatacatattttaaagtttcgacaattttatagagtcaatcgaaaaattttacaaaaaatttggataaaacaataattctttatgaaatttcatttaaactaaattttatttttgtcctgGGAGTCGAACTAAATCATTTCTATCAATGTAGGTAAGTGCTGCGTTATAAATAGagccaaattattattagccaGACTTATTTagctacaaaaataaaaaatgagtcTTCATCAATTAATCAATGTTCTAGAtctgataataaattaaaagataattattacatataaaatataaaatttttcaggCAGATTTTTGTAAGCAATAGGtaaatatttctttacttttgtcatttttcaaaaattgctgttatcctacaactaatcaaaaaatgaaatatttagaCAAAAGCACTCAGTAActtaacaatatttatttataataaaaatagtggaACCAGTTATACAAAATTAAGATTTTCCAAACTGACTACATAACCAGACCCATTATTTTGCATAATGaagaaatgatttattttcaaaataaaaatgggtTAAATGCAGAAAGCCGTCAAGTAACCGAATATCTTTTTGCTGTCAAATTTATCATAAATTAATTGCTATCGCATCTTATAAAATATTCAAGATTCTGTTTATTTCAGATGAGTCAGCAGTTTTATGTGctttttacttaattattatACCAACTGTTCGTTTAATAACTGACAgtgaaatgtaaataattcaaaaattcataagctTAATTGGCAATTTAAAGGCTTGATGATACCTGTTGCcctaaaaacgaaaaattcaaaagcaGAGTAtcggaaattttaaaacataacagtgcaattaattttattatattaaacattccacacaataaaaacaaatcagcTTGAAACGCtcggtttattatttttacagtagAAAGCTCTTCACATGCGGAAAAAGAATCAGAAATAAATCTGTCGGTCGAAATAAGATAATTAAAATGTGAAAACggaaaagtaaatatttaaatatgcCGAAAAAACAGTGGATAACATCTCAAgtgtcaaaaattgtttaacacCATATGTGGTAATTTAACGAAACTAAATAAACTTAACTGATTTTTCTTTTGGGGGATTTTTTAGGCCACTCTGTAAATATCAATGATACAATAACGCAACACTTTAAATCATCTAATCTAAACATCGAAATCGTAACAGCGATTTGCGTTCTGGCTTTTAATCCGTTGTCTTTATTTGGATGAACTTTTCTTTTTATGACCgcgataataatttattaggaTCACATCtcgtcaaagaaaaaaaaaaacagaagaaaaTGTCGAAACccacaataaattaactatACAAACTcggaaaaaaaactttaatccATTACTTAATAAGAAGCAAAATTGTAATGTCTTGTATAAAAGACGGTTGAATACCAAAAGCAGATGTTTTGTAGTATAACGAACTATCTGAAAACGCGGCCACGTTTTAATGTAGTCGTCTCACTTTACCTGTTGGAAATAACAGCAAGACATTAGCCGTAAACAAGAACGAAAGAAGATACACACACGAGCATTTTAACAGCAGGATAATGAACTCTAACTGTTCATGTCGTAGGGACCAATTCGTAAGAGCAATTAAGTATGAATATGACCCATATACACATTCGATATATGGCGCCTATTATGCGAACCCTTccagaaaaatcaaaattaagtaCACCCGAATTTTTTCGCGTGCTGCAAACTTTACTTACGACACGAGACATGTGCATAAAAAACATTCCGCAAAATAATATACTCcatgaaaaaaatcttttcatGCAGTGTCGACAAAACGGTTAAAAGGGCAAGTGAGGGCATTAATGTTGGGGCAAGGTGTAGTATAGGTACCTTGTACTTTATTTGTCCACCTGTTTATCATTTTCCTTTTAAATCTCGATGATTTAATCACTCGAGGCGCGGATTAATCTTAGTGAGCGGTGAAATTGTCACAAAGAAATCAACGCGGCTTGGAGTATTTGAAAGAGATGTTAAATTTTGGTCCACCGTGTATATTTGAAGGTTCCTCGCAAGCTCTCCCTCAAACAGGAAACACCAAAACATTCTTTTATCCCACTGAAGCATCAAATCCCTAATTTACGATAACAACAACGACGTCGCAGCTAATCCCCCGTCAAAATTCCCTGCATCTTTTGCTTCCACGTACCGGAAAATGCGAAATGCCGCCACCAAAGGGCCGAATAACGtaaataaaccactcgttaACAAACTTCTCACAATGACAACACTGGAGCAAAATGATCAACCTCTCAAACAGCCAGGGGACTTTTCAAAACCACCACAACGGCTCAAAATCCAGTTCGACTGAAACTCGCAGGCGTTATTCGTTCGATAAACGTCTCGAAAAGCGAAATTTCACCGAAAATTTCCCGATTTTAAACAAGctgttttaatgttttggATCGCACGCTTAAAACCATGGTCGTATTTTGATGACAAACACGCACAGAACGGCCCCCCCGACCCTAACGAGGCCTTCGCGGGGACGGTATTGAATCAAAAATTCACTCACCTGGTGCCTTGTTtgcgattttattaaaacaatttgtaaaaacCTCATATAAATGATGCATAGGCTCTTCATCGCTGGCAGCCATTTTGACTTACTACTGACAACTGACGACGCTGACGACACCTATAGACGACCACCAAACAACAAACCAAGGGGGAAATTCAAACGGGACACGCCACTAAACACGCAATTACCTAATTACCATTAATTAGGCTCATTATGATACTATTGAACCGATTATCTGATAATTCTGCATAACAATTGTTAAGTGGGTAACACAAACAAATGACTAATCCGTGAAACGATCCAATTCGTATATTTAGACCTTAAGAtccagaaataattttttgcacacagttttaataaaacattatctTTAATGctgttaaaattgtaaattggattttttaacaaatttcacaaattcAAACTTGACGCCCGAAACGTCATTTTCTGTCAGCTGTCAAAAGGTGaggttataaattttataatggatGTGGATTCGGAAAGCACTGGAACTTCAATTGACGAAAACACAGAGAATTTCTGCGACAATCCAACTCGGGACACTTTGGCCGAGGGTCTTATGGGCTTAATCAAGCCCACGGTGGACCAGCTAGACGAACGTGTGCGAGCCACAAGGTACCCCTTGTCTCAAGCGCCCTTTGCCACTCACCCCCTTCTTTCAGGATCTCTCAGTTGGAACTAAAACAGTGTATTGAGACTCTCTGCGAAGACCTGAAGAAAATCAACGAGAATCAACAATCAACTGTTGATCTTGATGCTTACGTCAAAAAGCTTATCAACGCGAAACAGAGAGTGACTGTGTTATccaacattttgcaaaacgtCCAAGACCGGCTCAACAAAGTGCACGCGTCTATTGACAAAGAAACAGTCAAGCGGAAAGTCATTTTGAATAATACCATAGAAGACCATACCCCTTAATGTTGCTCAAAACGCCGCAGTATGACCTAAGGGGGCACCCGGAGGTGTACGAGCCGAGCGAAGATTCGTTCTTGCTCCTCGATGCACTCGAGCAAGAGTTGGGGTTTTTGGAGGCCTTGGAGCCCCTTTTTGCGCTAGAGATTGGCTCAGGGAGTGGGGTTGCCATCACGGCTTTGGCATCATGTCTCAAGTGCGAGTGCTTCGCCACTGATATTAATCCAGACGCGTGTGAGGCGACAGCCGAAACGGCTGCTTTGAACAGGACTAGAGTGAATTGCATCAACATGGAtttgctttttaattttagggaaaatttatttgatgttattttatttaacccCCCTTATGTCGTTACGGACTCTGCGGAAATAAGGGGCTGTGGGTTAAGTCGAGCGTGGGCTGGGGGTTGTACAGGTCGCGAGATTACCGACCAGGTGCTctgtaatttacaaaattttttgacacCAAAAGGAGTCTGTTATATGgtgattttgaaagagaatAACATTGATGAAATTACCTCACTTGTacgtaaaaacaattttcgcTCGGAAGTAATCAAAGACAGGAAAATAAGAGGagaacatttatttatactaaaattctcaaaaaatgtCTAGAACATGCAGGTATACAAAAAAGGTATATggcattaaataattatacaaaataaataaaaaagttcggcgttttgaaatattttgccCCGAAAATTTTCCCGTCTTCAGTTGGGGAGCTCAAGGCAATGTCTTCGTTCATTAAAATCGCGCCAAATACGAAGTTTCTCTTAAGTGCGTCCATAAGGGCCGTTGCTACGCCCTTTTGTCGATGGTTGCGGGCCACCCAAATCCGGGAAACCCCACATTTCACAGGGTAGGACTCCTCTGAACATAAGTCGACTTGGTCTTGGTGGGTTGTTAGTAATTTATGACCGGTTGTTTTGACTTCCGCCACCAAAGCCCCGATTATAACTTTACTTTTGACGTagaaaaatatctaaaataaAGCCTGTAAAATTGGCGCAGTTGATAAAACAGTTCACCTGTGAGTTAGCTGTGTTGAATTCAATATCAAAGTACCCCAAATCGCGGTTGATCACTTCCATCACCTCTTTGACTTTCTTCCACCAGATTTTTGAGTCACCCGGTACAATTTGGATGACTTTACCGTTGCGTAGGTCGCTGGAGACGACGCGTTCGTTTTTCCAACCCTAATTAAATggttattaatgtttttttaagttcagAAACTCACAGTATATCGGAAAATATGGCCGGCGTTGTGATAATTCAGATGCATGATTTCATCACCCGGGTCTCCCatatgataaataaatttacactCGGTGCACTGGGTGACCCCCCATCTCTTTTGTCCCGCATCTAGCAACATCTGGTCCTTGGAAATCGGCCTAAACTTCTTCGCTACGTTCAACACCTTATTCTCCTTGGTTGGGGTCGGTAAGGCAGTTTTCCCTGGATAGAAAACCGGGAATAATTTCTTATCATTCGACGGCATCGACTCCAGAACCGAGCTCAAGTCCCGTGCTTTTTTCGGACTGTTTAGAGCCAGTCCCGAGGTCATGTTACACATCTGAGACGTGGGGGACATCAACAAGTCCGGATTTTTCCCCTCGTTTTCTTTATCTTCCAGAGAATCGATAATATTCGAAATTTCCTCATCGGGAATTAGGGGTTTCTCAGGCTCGAAGTCCAATTTTGGACGTTTGGGGCTGATTCCCTCTTGCACTCTCGGCCGTTTCAGCGGGTTCTTGttctgaattaaactaatcCGTCCGTTGTTCATTTCGAGTTTTATGTTGGGGTTTACTGTGACTACGGCTTTGTGACGGCAAgatttgaagaatttttttgtgggGTCGGGTTCGGGACTGGGAGTTGGGTCGCGAGGGGGCTCTTCGGGGGCGACCTGGATGGATTCAGGGCACACTTCGATCGACTCAGTTGAATCAAGGACTGTATTGAGAGGAGAGTTTTCGATTATGTTAATTGCGGCCTCGAGGGCTGCAATTTTGCTGATTTTGCGGATTTTTCGCTTTTTTATCTTGTGTCTGACTCCCGCGTTGATTTGCCCTGATCGACTGCAAAACAAAGTTtgaagtaaaattttgttgggCCGTCCTGTAGTTTAATATAATCATTGACGTAAAAATCAAGTTGCCATTGTCAttcatataaaattaaaaaaaatcaaaatgaaaaaaaaaaaacaattcgatACTAATTTGTGTTAATCGTCTGTTTTcgttaatttattaacaaagacTGTAAAGCGTGGTAAAGCTTAATTTTGacacacaaataatttaaaatgaaaaatcaagTTGCCTTGCTGCTGTCATTTTCAAATCGTAACAAATAAATGCGACTAACCTGAACTTGCTCCTCCTGTTGCACAAGAAATGGGGGTTTCTTTTGCGCCCCTTTGTGGGGTTGGGTC is a genomic window containing:
- the HemK2 gene encoding methyltransferase N6AMT1, with protein sequence MLLKTPQYDLRGHPEVYEPSEDSFLLLDALEQELGFLEALEPLFALEIGSGSGVAITALASCLKCECFATDINPDACEATAETAALNRTRVNCINMDLLFNFRENLFDVILFNPPYVVTDSAEIRGCGLSRAWAGGCTGREITDQVLCNLQNFLTPKGVCYMVILKENNIDEITSLVRKNNFRSEVIKDRKIRGEHLFILKFSKNV
- the Snapin gene encoding SNAPIN protein homolog, encoding MDVDSESTGTSIDENTENFCDNPTRDTLAEGLMGLIKPTVDQLDERVRATRISQLELKQCIETLCEDLKKINENQQSTVDLDAYVKKLINAKQRVTVLSNILQNVQDRLNKVHASIDKETVKRKVILNNTIEDHTP
- the eco gene encoding N-acetyltransferase ESCO2 translates to MKPHPQIEHTPEVSSRRRALFPDSSPCDDDLGCISPLDFDEDCAKNVFSHDTCVSDYDIIGLVEKGHTVHTPNNTNITTKVFTPSTTNESPTQKLKTPHDAYTNTIFPKLIRSKTQVDTAPNQDCKNPKIRTALFPDKDMSLPSRKFYPKSDNEVLPRPFALTKRPNPTKGRKRNPHFLCNRRSKFSRSGQINAGVRHKIKKRKIRKISKIAALEAAINIIENSPLNTVLDSTESIEVCPESIQVAPEEPPRDPTPSPEPDPTKKFFKSCRHKAVVTVNPNIKLEMNNGRISLIQNKNPLKRPRVQEGISPKRPKLDFEPEKPLIPDEEISNIIDSLEDKENEGKNPDLLMSPTSQMCNMTSGLALNSPKKARDLSSVLESMPSNDKKLFPVFYPGKTALPTPTKENKVLNVAKKFRPISKDQMLLDAGQKRWGVTQCTECKFIYHMGDPGDEIMHLNYHNAGHIFRYTGWKNERVVSSDLRNGKVIQIVPGDSKIWWKKVKEVMEVINRDLGYFDIEFNTANSQIFFYVKSKVIIGALVAEVKTTGHKLLTTHQDQVDLCSEESYPVKCGVSRIWVARNHRQKGVATALMDALKRNFVFGAILMNEDIALSSPTEDGKIFGAKYFKTPNFFIYFV